TTCGGCGCGAACCTGCTCGGCGCGATGCTCGGCGGCTGCCTCGAGTACGCGGCCCTGATCATCGGCTTCCACGGCCTGCTGATCATCGCCGCCCTGCTGTACGTCGGAGCGTTCCTGCTCACACCGAAAGTCAGATCGGTCGCCAAGTGAGCGATCTGGCCGACTACTACCGCAGGCGTGCCGGTGAGTACGACGCGGTGTACGAGAAGCCGGAGCGGCAGGAGGACCTGGCTCGTCTGCGGGCCCTCCTGCCGCCGCTCGTCGCGGGTCGTTCGGTCCTGGAGGTTGCCGCCGGCACCGGTTACTGGACGACCGCGCTGGCGACCACCGCGGAGTCGATCGTCGCGACGGACCTGAACGACGAGACGCTCGCGGTTGCACGGACGCGGTCCTACGGCCCGGCCGACGTACGTTTCGAGACCGCGGACGCGTACGACCTGGCCGCGGTCCCGGGGCGCTTCGACGCGATCTTCGCGGGGTTCTTCTGGTCCCATGTCCCGCGCGCCGATGTACGCCGGTTCGCCGCGAGCCTGCTGGAGCGGGTGGAGCCGGGTGGCGTGGTGATCCTGGCCGACAACCTGTACGTGGAGGGCAGCAACTATCCGATCACCCGGACGACGGACGGCGGCGACACGTACCAGACCCGGCAGCTGTCGGACGGGCGCACGTTCGAGGTGCTGAAGAACTTCCCGTCGCGGGAGGAGCTCGCGGCGCAGGTCGCGCCGGCCGAGGTGGAGTGGACCGAGCTGGCTTACTTCTGGCTGGCAACTGTCTGCTAATTGGTACAGGTTCGGCCCGTTGACGGGGTCCCGGCCAGATTCTGGTGGCAGGATCTGAGACATGACGTGGCTCGTGACTGGTGGTGCCGGATACATCGGGGCGCATGTGGTGCGCGCCTTCCGCAACGACGGGATCGACGTGGTCGTGATCGACGACCTGTCGAGCGGGAAGGCGGAGTTCGTCCCGGACGGGGTGCCGTTCGTGCAGGCGAACCTGCTCGACGGTACGGCGGTACGCAAGGCGCTGGACGGCGTCGAAGGCGTCGTCCATCTCGCGGGGTTCAAGTACGCCGGGGTCTCGGTGCAGCGGCCGCTGCACACGTACACGCAGAACGTGACCGCGATGGTGTCGCTGCTCGAAGCGATGGCGGACAAGGAGATCCGCAACCTCGTGTTCTCGTCCAGCGCCGGTGTCTACGGGACGCCGAAGGACGAGGTCGTCACCGAGGACACCGCGCCCGACCCGCAGTCGCCGTACGGCGAGTCGAAGCTGATCGGGGAGTGGCTGCTCCGCGACCAGGCGGCCGCGACCGAGCTGCACCACACCTCACTGCGCTACTTCAACGTCGTGGGGTCCGGTGACCCGACGGTGTAC
This Kribbella sp. NBC_00482 DNA region includes the following protein-coding sequences:
- a CDS encoding class I SAM-dependent methyltransferase, which encodes MSDLADYYRRRAGEYDAVYEKPERQEDLARLRALLPPLVAGRSVLEVAAGTGYWTTALATTAESIVATDLNDETLAVARTRSYGPADVRFETADAYDLAAVPGRFDAIFAGFFWSHVPRADVRRFAASLLERVEPGGVVILADNLYVEGSNYPITRTTDGGDTYQTRQLSDGRTFEVLKNFPSREELAAQVAPAEVEWTELAYFWLATVC
- the galE gene encoding UDP-glucose 4-epimerase GalE, with translation MTWLVTGGAGYIGAHVVRAFRNDGIDVVVIDDLSSGKAEFVPDGVPFVQANLLDGTAVRKALDGVEGVVHLAGFKYAGVSVQRPLHTYTQNVTAMVSLLEAMADKEIRNLVFSSSAGVYGTPKDEVVTEDTAPDPQSPYGESKLIGEWLLRDQAAATELHHTSLRYFNVVGSGDPTVYDASPYNLFPIVCDLLTQGKVPQIYGNDHPTPDGTSVKDYVHVADLARAHVAAARALESGKALEPVYNLGSGTGTSVREIMDAARRVTGIDFTPTEGPRRPGDPSRVVANGDLATRDLAWQNTYTVDDMFATAWEAWPKR